Proteins encoded within one genomic window of Thermococcus celer Vu 13 = JCM 8558:
- a CDS encoding pyridoxal phosphate-dependent aminotransferase, giving the protein MFNVYEFFNKISSLKPGIRLDAGQPDISVDKRIIEEAVGSLRRGETSYTKTPGLDELREKIAEVEGVGKDDIIVGNGSKILIASQILRAKRVGIISPHWQAYESIAREFGKDVKIFKTSFEDGWEPEMERLDVDLLVLNYPNNPTGKILPKDKLREILEMAEEEKVKVLSDEIYSDIAFKPFTPARELYDNVVTVKGFSKLFAMTGFRLGYAIAQREEINAMRRFLEATTTCVPVFVQRAGVKALEIREEVKKRVVKIYKERVRLASRILRDFKFYEPDGAFYLFVKTEVDGLSFAERLLERGVSVFPGVAFGGYRNFIRISLVDPRLGEGLRIIREVKECA; this is encoded by the coding sequence ATGTTCAACGTGTATGAGTTTTTTAACAAAATCTCCTCCCTCAAGCCCGGGATAAGGCTGGATGCGGGTCAGCCGGATATAAGTGTGGATAAAAGGATAATAGAAGAGGCAGTGGGTTCTTTAAGAAGGGGTGAAACGAGCTATACGAAAACCCCCGGATTGGACGAGCTCAGGGAGAAGATAGCAGAGGTTGAGGGTGTTGGGAAGGATGATATAATAGTAGGGAACGGCTCGAAGATTTTAATCGCTTCCCAAATTTTAAGGGCTAAGCGGGTTGGTATAATCTCCCCCCACTGGCAGGCCTATGAGAGCATAGCCAGGGAGTTTGGAAAAGATGTCAAAATTTTCAAAACTTCCTTTGAAGATGGCTGGGAGCCGGAAATGGAAAGACTGGATGTTGACCTGCTCGTTCTAAACTATCCAAACAACCCAACCGGAAAAATTCTTCCAAAAGATAAACTCAGAGAAATTCTTGAAATGGCTGAAGAGGAGAAAGTTAAAGTTCTTTCCGACGAGATTTATTCTGATATAGCCTTTAAACCCTTCACACCGGCGAGGGAACTTTATGATAATGTTGTAACCGTTAAGGGCTTCTCAAAGCTCTTCGCCATGACAGGATTTAGACTGGGATATGCGATAGCACAGAGAGAGGAAATTAATGCCATGAGGAGGTTTCTTGAGGCAACAACTACCTGTGTTCCAGTCTTTGTTCAAAGGGCAGGTGTTAAAGCGCTGGAGATTAGAGAAGAGGTCAAAAAAAGAGTTGTCAAGATCTACAAAGAAAGGGTGAGGCTCGCTTCAAGGATACTGAGAGATTTTAAATTTTACGAGCCCGATGGAGCCTTTTACCTTTTCGTTAAGACGGAGGTTGATGGGCTTAGCTTCGCTGAAAGGCTCTTGGAAAGGGGCGTTTCCGTCTTCCCGGGGGTGGCCTTTGGTGGCTACAGGAATTTCATCAGGATCTCTCTCGTTGACCCAAGGCTCGGGGAGGGGCTTAGAATAATCAGGGAGGTTAAGGAATGCGCATAG
- a CDS encoding HAD family hydrolase, with amino-acid sequence MSESYDLATKLTAEYFLKELGREMEIDVESIRTLRRKGAFGDDFKVSEALIAFAMSGDVKGLVERFPEGKGIKWVRKKFGTIVEPEEIERISNTFYLGEHYKGRAFNFDGLWKRERPIVRRELLEKAKERFKLGVITGRSKLELKLAEELMEFHFENAVTRELYVKPGPLALWHLAKGENGVYIGDTVNDGLMVDGYKKEYGADFEFIMIGRDAKDVNDVIENLLDTF; translated from the coding sequence GTGAGCGAGAGTTACGACCTGGCGACAAAGCTGACCGCTGAATACTTCCTAAAGGAGCTCGGTAGGGAAATGGAAATCGACGTGGAGAGTATAAGGACGTTGAGAAGAAAAGGCGCTTTTGGAGATGACTTTAAGGTCAGCGAGGCCCTAATCGCATTCGCAATGAGCGGCGATGTGAAAGGACTCGTCGAGCGCTTTCCGGAAGGAAAGGGAATAAAATGGGTCAGGAAAAAGTTTGGAACCATTGTTGAACCGGAGGAAATCGAAAGAATATCCAACACCTTCTACCTGGGCGAGCATTATAAAGGGAGGGCCTTTAATTTCGACGGCCTCTGGAAGAGGGAGAGACCCATCGTAAGGAGAGAGCTCCTTGAAAAGGCTAAAGAGAGGTTTAAGCTCGGCGTCATAACGGGAAGGAGCAAACTTGAGCTTAAGTTAGCCGAGGAGCTCATGGAGTTTCACTTTGAGAACGCCGTAACAAGGGAGCTTTATGTAAAGCCGGGCCCCCTGGCACTCTGGCACCTTGCTAAAGGAGAGAACGGAGTTTATATCGGCGATACAGTAAACGACGGCCTTATGGTGGATGGTTACAAAAAAGAATATGGTGCTGATTTTGAGTTCATAATGATAGGGAGGGATGCCAAGGATGTTAACGATGTCATAGAAAATCTCTTAGATACCTTCTAA
- a CDS encoding prephenate dehydrogenase translates to MRIGIVGYGKMGKLFAREFGKKHEVGIYSRHAGGFKFFGSIEELFKWAEVIVVARSLEETPRVLEKLAELSEKSEGKVIFDISTFKRDVMETYKRFPEGVKVCSVHPMFGAGAKSFEGMRFIVVPVEGREEDVNPVIKIFKEFNAEVFTADAKIHDDMMKAVIGLPYFIGISFLSFVSEFEGIENFGGTSFEYLTTYAKALLNDSPEFINEILELSKDKIEEFLRFAEKGEFDIEKLREKFEHEIGKSYEEFYKVLNKT, encoded by the coding sequence ATGCGCATAGGAATAGTAGGCTATGGAAAAATGGGAAAACTGTTTGCCAGAGAGTTCGGTAAAAAACATGAAGTTGGAATATACTCGAGACATGCGGGCGGGTTTAAGTTCTTTGGCTCGATTGAGGAACTTTTTAAGTGGGCCGAGGTGATTGTAGTTGCCAGATCCCTCGAAGAGACACCACGGGTTTTGGAAAAGCTTGCGGAATTGAGTGAAAAAAGCGAAGGGAAGGTTATTTTCGATATCTCAACATTCAAAAGGGATGTGATGGAGACCTACAAAAGATTTCCGGAGGGGGTTAAGGTCTGCAGCGTTCATCCGATGTTCGGTGCCGGGGCTAAGAGCTTCGAGGGGATGAGGTTTATAGTGGTTCCGGTCGAGGGCAGGGAAGAAGATGTTAATCCCGTGATAAAGATTTTCAAGGAGTTCAATGCCGAGGTTTTCACCGCGGATGCAAAAATCCACGATGATATGATGAAAGCAGTCATCGGACTTCCCTACTTCATTGGTATCTCCTTCCTAAGCTTTGTTTCGGAATTTGAAGGAATCGAGAATTTCGGAGGTACATCCTTTGAATATTTGACCACTTACGCAAAAGCCCTTCTCAACGACTCTCCGGAGTTCATCAATGAGATTTTGGAGCTCTCAAAGGACAAAATTGAAGAATTTCTCAGATTCGCTGAAAAAGGAGAATTTGATATTGAAAAGCTTAGAGAGAAGTTTGAACATGAAATTGGGAAGAGCTATGAGGAGTTTTACAAAGTACTAAACAAAACATAA
- a CDS encoding chorismate mutase produces MVGLERIHELRKEIDEIDKQIAELLEERVRVVTEIGKIKRELGLPIRDEKREEELLKRAGRFKEVFEKILEACRDVQRV; encoded by the coding sequence GTGGTTGGGTTGGAAAGGATTCATGAGCTTAGGAAAGAGATAGATGAGATTGATAAACAAATAGCCGAGCTCTTGGAGGAGAGGGTCAGGGTTGTCACGGAGATTGGGAAAATAAAGAGGGAGCTGGGTTTGCCCATAAGGGATGAGAAAAGAGAGGAGGAATTACTCAAGAGAGCCGGCAGATTTAAAGAGGTTTTCGAGAAGATACTGGAGGCTTGCAGGGATGTTCAACGTGTATGA